The Microcaecilia unicolor chromosome 3, aMicUni1.1, whole genome shotgun sequence nucleotide sequence acttatcacattcagaacatttaaatggtttttcttGTGTATGAGTCATGTGATGTTGCTGCAGCTCAGATttccttttaaaacatttatcacattcagaacatttaaatggtttttgtCCCGTGTGAGTCATTTCATGAAGTAGTAAGACATTCTTCCACTTGAAACATTTATTACATTCAGTACACATAAATGGTTTTTCTTCTGTGTGACCAATTTTATGCCGTTGCAGGTGAGATTTGTATTtgaaacatttctcacattcagaacatttaaatggtttgtggcCTATGTGAATTTTTTTGTGGTATTGCAGGTTTCTTTTCCTGCTGAAACATTTACCACATTCAGTACACTGAAATCGTTTTTCTTGTGTGTGAGTCACTTTATGCCGTTTCAACTCAGatgtatttttgaaacatttttcacattcagaacatttaaatggtttgtatcCTGTGTGAATCATTTTATGGCATTGCAGGTTGCATTTCTTGTTGaaccttttatcacattcagaacagtgaaatggtttttctcctgtatgaatcATTTCATGGCTTTGCAGGTTGCATTTCTTGCTGAAACCTTTATTACATTCAggacatttaaatggcttctctcccacATGAGTTATTTTATGACTCTCCAAGTCAGATTtccttttgaaacatttatcacattcagaacactgAAATAGTTTTTCCCAGGCTCCAGAGCATCCAGACGGGTTAGTTTTGTGTATTCCTTGACAGCTATAAACTTCAGTTCTAAGCCTGCTGATATGGTGTTGAACAAATTTTGAGTCTATGGTAAAGGTTTCCAAATTATCAGCACTTTTAAAATGTCTCTCGTTTTTGAGTCTTCCAGGTTGTACAAGTTTTGGGAAGTAGCTGCAGTTTCTCTTgtgtctgtttgttttttttcctttctgggcTATTGCTTTCACCCTGGTTGCTATTATGCTACTGATACCTCTCTCACAGTCAGCTGAAGGATCTGGGCTGTGTTTCCATTCCTCTTTCTGCTGCCCATCACATATTTTCATTCTTTTACCATTATTCCTAAATCCATTATCTGTTAAATAAAAACGAAAGTACAATCCTTAAAACTCCACAGTTATTCTCCATGGagtcaaatccccccccccccccccccccaatataatcTGATCACTTAATCACACATACAGATTCTTGCATTCATTCAAGGTCTAAGAAAATTAATACTTCGCATATATTAAGATGAAGCAAATTTTATGAGCTCTGAAAATAGAAGCATCCTGGTGGAAGAAGTTAAGGAATTCGGTAGCTCTGAACATGAACCATGACATTCAACACAAACAGGTTCCTACAATACTCTGGTAATGAAAACTGCTGCAAATACGCTCTTTGTTACAGAATCCCACCTTTCTGCAACCTGGTGCCACCAATATGGATCTTcctgtctcccttccccctcctaccGCCAGTGGGTGGCTactcaattttcctctctcccagtATGGAAACTGGTGGTCACTTTCCCTTTCCACCTCCTGCTGCTTTGATCAGGGGAGCCTATCTGCcttcatcactttttttttttacttctattaGGGCAGGGGGTCTTTGCTTCCCCTCTTCTGTTCCTTTCTGCCTCTCTCCATCCTGCTGATGCCAGGTTCAGTCATCCTGTCTCATTCCTTCCTCCTACTGCTGTCAGTCTGGTCCTTCctgcctccttccttccttgtacCGCCAATTTGACCATCCTTCCTCGCTCTTCCTGCTAATCCCAGTGGGGGTctgttttcctcctttcctccagcctcTTCCAAAAAAGATCCTGTCTGCCTCTCTCCAACTAACAGCACTGCGTTACTCATATAGAACAAAACTCAAACTTCTGGGTGGGAGGAAAGTTTAGCATCTTGGAGCAGCACTGAGAGAGgtcagaaactgaaaaaaaagatgAGAGAAAATGGGCATTGAAGAAGatgaagagaagggaaaaggacTTGAAAATGATAGGGGAGAATAACAGAAAGAGAAGGAATGAAAAGCAAAAGGATAACCTGAAAATGAAAGGAGAAAAGTAGAAATAAGGAAAATAGAACACATAATCCctacagcaaaagctagaagcaGGGACCATGattataacaccctcattctCACTGTGCCTGGTCCATAGGAAAATCCCCTCATTCCTAGTCAAACTATATCACCTGGTTCATGCATTTCCTCACATGTGCCTGTGGTGGTCggatttcctctttcctcagatCCCAGAGGCTCAGTCTTGAATCCCTCTTGCGCAAATCGGATTAAAATATCAGGCTTGACATTGTGGGAGCCTATTATAGGACAAAGATAGTATAATATGAAGTTACCCCAGAACCTGATCATTTTAGTACTGAAATGGGCAGCTCCTTTCCTGAAGAGTTACAAATAGCTATGTTGTGGATTTTGCTACATAAAAATTATGGAAATTTTTGTCATCAGGAGGGTTTTTTTGGACACCAACTGTTCTTCATCTGGTTGCTGTAGATCAGAAATCAGATTCCACCTGACAACATCACCTGGAAATTTGCTAAATCATGGGACAGAGTCAGAGAGGTCTTCAGCACTCAGTAAGTTCAGGTTCACTCTTAGTATACTGCTGAATTTGCAAAGCATCTCACTGGTTCACAAATCAGATAATAAGttacaaatacaattaaaaaataaagtcaATAGGCAAAAAATAGAAAGTGAGACAGGAAAGAGTCAAATGTCATAATTACATCACAGAGGT carries:
- the LOC115466407 gene encoding gastrula zinc finger protein XlCGF26.1-like, whose translation is MTSVFSLSVKQEEDLPFMDHPESEMSEQTHPSVTSSHNVKPDILIRFAQEGFKTEPLGSEERGNPTTTGTCEEMHEPDNGFRNNGKRMKICDGQQKEEWKHSPDPSADCERGISSIIATRVKAIAQKGKKTNRHKRNCSYFPKLVQPGRLKNERHFKSADNLETFTIDSKFVQHHISRLRTEVYSCQGIHKTNPSGCSGAWEKLFQCSECDKCFKRKSDLESHKITHVGEKPFKCPECNKGFSKKCNLQSHEMIHTGEKPFHCSECDKRFNKKCNLQCHKMIHTGYKPFKCSECEKCFKNTSELKRHKVTHTQEKRFQCTECGKCFSRKRNLQYHKKIHIGHKPFKCSECEKCFKYKSHLQRHKIGHTEEKPFMCTECNKCFKWKNVLLLHEMTHTGQKPFKCSECDKCFKRKSELQQHHMTHTQEKPFKCSECDKCFSTKSKLQYHEMIHTGHKPFKCFQCEKCFKTKSEVQRHKISHTQEKPFKCSECDKSFSKKCNLKCHKMIHTGEKPFKCSECDKSFSKKCNLQCHKIIHMRQKALKCSECEKCFNNKSELQRHKMTHTEEMRALVVHLRD